The genomic window CCTCCGTCCCCTTTGGGTGGCCTTCCACCGGGCTATTGGGCTCATGGTTAATTACTTGTCTTTCCTTTCCCTACTCCAGAGTAAGCTCTTAGAGAAGGGGCCGTGCCCTCGTCTTGGttctcctcccggcccctccccggatctgggcccagggcaggtgcGCCAGGGCAGGCACTGAGGGTGTCTTCTCCCCGCAGCCGCCCCCGAGGGCAGCGTGGCCGGCGACCCCGCCTTCAGCCGCGCGCCGCGCTGTGCGCAGGTGGAGCGGGCCCAGCACTGCAGCTGCGAAGCCGGCTTCCACCTGAGCGGCGCCGCGGGAGACAGCGTCTGCCAGGGTAGGTGCGGGCTCCGCGGGGGGGACCGGGGACAGCAAGGGACGGCATCGAGGCGGGGGAAGGGCTCCCACTCGCGGCGCTGCTGCCTGCACCGGCGCACCCAGCCCGCGCCCAGGGTACAGGGGGCAGGCGGGCGGCTTCCTGGGCGCGATCTCTGACAGCCAGGCTACTTTGCCTTACCTACGGGTAAGTGTTGGCCCAATGGTTGCCAGGATGTAGCTAATGCGCAGACATTGGGCAGGGACAGGGGCGGGGGCCGTCAAAAGAACGCAAGACTGTAGAGAAAGCAGCCAGGGGATGCCCGGCTCACTCCCGTGTCAGAACCTGGCCCGTCCCCTGCCCAAGCCACGCGCACTCATCCAGGAGAGCCGAGAGCCCCCTTACCCTCCAGCCTGGCGGGAATCACATCTGAGGGTGACAAGGAGGAACCCAAATCACTGTACTGGCAGACAGGGCCCCAAACTGTGCAGGGGGCTGGGACTTATTCCCTGGTCCCCTCATGGCTTAGCTTTACTGACCGGCTCACTTTTGCCAACCTCTCCTGATTACCAAAGTTCTGTCTCAAACCCACTCAAACCAGAGTTCAAACCTGAGATTTGGGCAGTTGGTGCtaatagcctcattttacagCAGCAGAAACCAGACCTTCTTACTCCATTCCTAAAGACAGGGAGAGTTAAGGGGGCTGCCAACCCAGCCCTACACTCTGGGGAGCCTGATTTGCCAGCCTCGGCAGGGTCTCCCCAGGTGGCCTTCAGCCTTAGACTGAAGCGCCCCTCTAGGGTCTACCACGTCAGCTCCCTCTCCTTCTTTcagccctctgggcccctggcTCGGGAGAAAGGGGAGCATATCTGCTCCCCTTCCGGGGGCTCTGCACAAGGCCCAGCCACTTAGCTGCAGCTGCCATCGCTTCCAGAAATCCAGGCGCGGCTGTCCTGGGTCACGGCCAGCTACACCCGTCACATGACTCCTGGAGTCAAAGTGGGCACTTCTGTCACCAGATGTTAACGAGTGTGAGATCTACGGGCAGGAGGGGCGCCCCCGGCTCTGCATGCACGCCTGTGTGAACACCCCGGGCTCCTACCGCTGCACCTGTCCCGGCGGGTACCGGACCCTGGCCGACGGGAAGACTTGTGAGGGTGAGTAAGACTGCAGCACAGGCAGATGACCTCGGGGCTAGACAATGCCTCCTGCACTGGgtcacctgctgctgctgtgaaCCCCCCCCCCAGGACCTTACAATAAGGAGTGGGGTGGTTAGGGGAGTCAAAGTTTCAGATGCCTTCAATCTTTAAGAAACCACTGACCAAAGTGCCTCTCAAAGATCAGCCTACGTCATCATCTACATAAATAGGAAAAGCAGTTGCTTAACCACTCTGGCAAATAGTCTCTTCCAGCCTATGCAAGTAACTGTTTTTTTCAAGGTCAAGTCACTTCCGTTCACTCAGCAATGCCTTCAGCTAGGGCTGGACCCAAAGGCAGAATGGCTGGGTGGTCTCCCACATCATATAATCTGGAAGGGCCCACAAGGCTCCATAAGCCGATGTGTGCACCTGCATGTCCACTCTGAAAGGGACAGCATCTGACAGGCACTTACATCCCTTAGCGAGGTTGGGCTATGCAGCAGCAGCCCTGTTTGATGGCTAGCTGAGGACAAGAGAGGTGGAGCCCCCTGGGACTGACTAGACTGAAGTGCCCCTGGGCTTGAGGGGCAAGAGGAGTGACCAGTTATCAGAGCCTGATGATTGTGGCCATGGTGGACACAGCTGCCACCAGAACCACATCCAGGCAGGGGTGGTGCAGTGGCATGAACACCCTAGCCCCTTAGGCCTCCCATTTGCCAAACTGGATTAGAAGCCAGGGAGCCTGGGAGCCAGGAGGTAAAGTCCAGACCAGTCAGCATCCCCAGACCAAAGAGTGGATTTTGGGGAAGGGAGCGGTTGGTACAAATGGAAAATAGCTGGCTCAGGTTTCACCCCAGTGCTGAAGCCTGTTCCTCAGGGAAAGAGCGCCTTGATTAGCAAGGAGTGTCTGCAGTGATGGGGGAGGCACCCGGGGGCAGGAAAGGATGTGTGTAAAATGGGCTGGCAGAGTGGAGAGGCTGAGGACGTCACAGCAAGGACCATCATCACCACCAGCCGTGTCCTGGGACACTGGGAACACTAGCAGGAGGACTCCCATCACCCCACCTCCTCTTAGGGCAAATACAGATACTAATAGACATAGACACACCAGATCTGCACATTAGCTCTGAGTCAGAACACATGTCTCAGGCCTGAAGGCCAAGTGGAGTCTCCTATTGTTCATCCTGATTCTAGGCCCTGGAACCCTGGTGCTGCAGTGGGCCTTTGGGGGAACTGGATCTGTAATGCAGGCCTGGCTCATACTAGGAGGATGGGCAGGCCTGCCTCCCCTGGCTGGACTTCCCCCATGGACACAGGACACAGAGAGGAGCCCCACTGGCCCCAGACGATGGCTGTGAACCACTGAGagagaggtggaggtgggagggcagagggcttCTCCGCAGGCTGCCGTGGGGCTATGGGAGGAGAGCTGGCTCCCAGCGCCTCCTCTTGGGGCTCCACTGCAGGGCTCAGAGGAGTGGGCAGCGTGGACAGGAGTAGGGGAGGCATCCAGACAGCcgcccacccacctccccccatCCCTGCCTGCACAGTATTCATGGAGGCCCACATAGGATTGCTGGGACTGGGAAGAAGCAGCCTCCAGCCACAGAGGCGCGTTGGATGCCTGGAAAGGGAGCAGAGAACTCGCACAAATGTCAGAGAGGGGACATCTGCATTTGGCATGGGGTGAGGCTGAGAGGAAGGCTTTCTAGAAGatttgagtctttttaaaaaaattgatggcAAGTACCAACCATGGAGGGGAAACTCGAGGGCACTTAGGCTGAGAAGAAGGCAAGTCTGAGGGAAGCGTTGTGACTGGTAACACTCACGCTCTCCGGCACCCCGCCACCTGCTGTGCCCAGGGAGGAGGACGGGATCGCAGGGAGGGTGCTCCCTAGCACTTCTGTTCTGCTGCACTTCCGCCAGACCCCGATCCCAAATGGTTAAGGAAGACAGGCTTCCTGCTTTAAGAATAAGCCTTGGGTATCTGGAAAGTTCCCCATGCATGGAGCACCAAGTTCCAGTGCCTATGAGGTCCTCTCCTGGGTTCTGTCTGTGATGGAGGGACAGTTGAGGAGATTCTCACCTCATTGTATGTCCTGTATTTCAGATGTCGATGAGTGTATGGGCCCACAGCACATGTGTCCCCCGGGGACCACGTGCATCAACACTGGTGGCGGCTTCCAGTGCGTCAGCCCCGAGTGCCCCGAGGGCAGCGGCAATGTGAGCTATGTGAAGACATCTCCCTTGTGAGTATAGCCCAGGCTGCCCGTGCCCGGGCACAGACATCCCTCACCCGTGCACAGCCATGTACACGTGCCTACGGGTACAGACATCCCTCACCCAGGCCTCCAAGTGAGGCAGGGCTGGATTCTTCCTAGAGGCTCTTGAGAGAAAGTCATTATGTCataggaaagagaagagacaagAGACTGGGAGTCTGgcttctctgagcttccatttccgTTTAGTGGTTGCATTTAATGCATTGCTGCTCTAACGCAGTAAGAACCCAGCTAGTTCCGAGGGGAGTAATGTACCAAGTGCTCCCCTGCTGCATAGAGGATGATGGGGGTGCAGCCATTAGATGAACAGCTAGATGTGATATTTGACCTGCATAATCATGAGGTACTGAATCACCAAATACGCAACATTGTATTTGTCTTTTACATTTGATAAGATAGAGAAATATCAAAAGCATTTCCATAAGACCCTGATTCTAGATGGTTAGGGAAGACAGGGTTTCCTGCGTCAAGAATCAGCGTTGCATTTGGAAAGTTCACCACCTGTGCAGTACCACGTTGCCGGGGGCTGCCAGCTGACTGCTGGGGTTTCACCTCAGCACATGTACCACATATAGAAAGGGCACCTGGTTTGAATACCAGCATATAACTGccattgttatttaatatttaatattcccaggctttatttttctgtaaaaactATAGTGATAGcatatatacacacgcacactaCATACAGAGGGGGTCGGGGCACACCCCTTCCCTGGCCTGACTCCAGCCACATTCATTTGCCTGCAGCTCTGTAGCTTCTGGGGGAGGGACCTGTGGCTGGGAAAGGTCACACCTAGGTGGCCTGTGAGAGCAGGCAGGTGGGACAATCAGGTCAGAGCAGCCCCTCGAGTCTCCCCAAGGCTGACTGCCTCTGTGTctcctctctgctccagccagtGCGAGCGAAACCCCTGCCCCATGGACAGCAGACCCTGCCGCCACCTGCCTAAGACCATCTCCTTCCATTACCTGTCTCTGCCCTCCAACCTGAAGCCACCCATCACGCTCTTCCGCATGGCCACGGCCTCAGCTCCTGGCCGACCCGGGCCCAACAGCCTGCGGTTTGGGATCGTGGGCGGGAACAGCCGCGGCCACTTTGTAATGCAGCGCTCAGACAGGCAAACGGGGGAGCTCATCCTCGTCCAGACCCTGGAGGGGCCTCAGACGCTGGAGGTGGACGTTGACATGTCGGAATACCTGGACCGCTCCTTCCAGGCTAACCATGTGTCCAAGGTCACCATCTTCGTGTCCCCCTATGACTTCTAAGGGTGCCATGGGGGCACGGGGGTATGGAGATCTGGCTCATTTCTCCTCCTGGAAGACTCCACTGGGGGCGCTGCCTGTGACAGACGTCTCTCCCCTCCCGCCttgtccctgcccacctgcctgttCACCCAGGCTTCTAGGGCAGCGCTGCACACTGTCCCATGGCGTGGCACAGAAGGGCAGCCACAAAACCCAAACTGCTGCCATCACATTCTTTTCTGCTTTGAGCCCCTTCCCTTAGATGATGCACTAACTTTCTCAAACCTTTTTGGGGGGATGGGCAGCTTTTCAAAATGCTGTGCAAATGGCGTGAGTTTCAACTAGCTGGGAAGGGAAAAGCTCGCGGTGTGTGTCAGGTGATTTTTGGCCTTTCTGCACTGTTATAGCCAAGCTTGCTCTGAA from Eulemur rufifrons isolate Redbay chromosome 19, OSU_ERuf_1, whole genome shotgun sequence includes these protein-coding regions:
- the FBLN7 gene encoding fibulin-7; its protein translation is MGGGGGVFSPQNCLSKQQLLSAIRQLQQLLKGQETRFAEGIRHMKSRLAALQSSVSRVAPDAPPVSCPALNAPPDGKKFGSKYLVDHEVHFTCNPGFRLVGPSSVVCLPNGTWTGEQPRCRDISECSSQPCQNGGTCVEGVNQYRCMCPPGRTGSRCQHQAQTAAPEGSVAGDPAFSRAPRCAQVERAQHCSCEAGFHLSGAAGDSVCQDVNECEIYGQEGRPRLCMHACVNTPGSYRCTCPGGYRTLADGKTCEDVDECMGPQHMCPPGTTCINTGGGFQCVSPECPEGSGNVSYVKTSPFQCERNPCPMDSRPCRHLPKTISFHYLSLPSNLKPPITLFRMATASAPGRPGPNSLRFGIVGGNSRGHFVMQRSDRQTGELILVQTLEGPQTLEVDVDMSEYLDRSFQANHVSKVTIFVSPYDF